A region from the Osmerus eperlanus chromosome 11, fOsmEpe2.1, whole genome shotgun sequence genome encodes:
- the LOC134029550 gene encoding integrin alpha-E-like, whose translation MILGVLFLAVIHSAAGFNILTNPVRTFQEKDDLFGQTTVQSKKGALVTSPNSRPPAVLNCTIEGMCSKVEISAPAKKGLRPIVSADNRLTEDIEQHMFCQQARNKVTMNEDFNGNCAILIASRMEGEYINPAALVVEQLGRNITTTNNNNNKNKNNNNNNSEDDEDEDDPGTEIAFVLDGSASLSQSDFEKAKEFISTVMKNVWEKCLNCDFAVLQYGTNIIAELLLKDSISNSSKALQTVSDIKHLEEETMTASAIIHLCEHVFVAENGSREDSKKIMILLSDGEISYRDTFNLPKALDLLKKQNISRYAIGVGNATKTIADMKTIAPDNHFMVGDYKVLDKLLSLLQTSIIKGIEGLKQGAGFTFQLAEAGFSNHMAPDGFLLFGAVGAYDWSGGVILKHREQNTVTFLNGSSRESWFSYLGYSVISAVDSFETSYISGAPRYNLTGGVFVFSAKSHELMSILQGDQVGSYFGSVLCALDTDKDSKTDYLLIGAPHFHRRGEEGKVYVYRLHQGVFLKEDWEWQGLDNYEFARFGSAIATVGDLDGNRYNDVAIGAPLEEDSESGRSGSIYIYNGIPGGIMHEFTQRISAGDFDMKLRHFGQSVSAFSDQKDNQRQKYISVGSQGKVTVLETLPVIAFEPKLILKPNTILIHAQTNTVPTILINLHICFNSKKETIKSGENLTISYIIHLDAGQNQKRLFFKEPETARESNFTLLPDTECLGSPIELHFQGCYDCFSPIEVRLKFNLPSKTTSKPVRILDALDSTDVAEKIEFLKDCNSTCVRNMSLSDSKLSHDKVVIGSNQNVLISFNLTNHEDGTFMTTLFLTYPNILLYNMFIVNSQKPGGSVVCEVQDTSQLKCRLLHPVFRRNDQVKFDIIWQLADKKSQTREAYIIANLTCENGGTQVLDDKKYHFGIKNALRVQLTGEVSPNSLTITDTEETKQLTFTFQLHGKNDHNAALNVSIVITVKADHTDFKISHIKPKDKCNRSTPANTGVKKFEKYLIHCVMTDLKDIVITAEATIKDVQSASEKITAEATVTFDEDLYEALEVKYKEMVQVTIRKLVIEKSMAAIIGGSIGGFLFLALIMFLLIKCGFFKRRHENVVQSNTG comes from the exons ATGATTTTGGGAGTCTTATTTCTGGCAG TTATCCACTCAGCAGCTGGGTTCAACATTTTAACAAATCCTGTAAGGACTTTTCAGGAAAAAGATGATTTATTTGGACAAACCACTGTTCAGTCCAAAAAAGG AGCCTTGGTCACATCCCCAAATTCAAGACCCCCAGCAGTGTTGAATTGTACAATTGAGGGCATGTGTTCCAAAGTTGAGATCTCAG CTCCTGCAAAGAAAGGGCTCAGGCCTATTGTGTCAGCTGACAACCGTTTGACAGAGGACATTGAGCAACATATG TTCTGTCAGCAGGCGAGGAATAAAGTGACCATGAATGAGGACTTCAATGGAAACTGTGCCATCCTTATTGCTTCAAGGATGGAAGGAGAATACATCAACCCTGCTGCACTGG TCGTTGAACAACTAGGAAGAaacatcaccaccaccaacaacaacaacaacaaaaacaaaaacaataacaacaacaacagtgaagatgatgaggatgaggatg ATCCTGGGACTGAGATTGCATTTGTACTTGATGGTTCTGCAAGTCTCAGCCAATCTGACTTTGAGAAAGCAAAGGAGTTTATATCCACTGTTATGAAAAATGTTTGGGAAAAGTGCCTCAAT TGTGACTTTGCTGTACTTCAGTATGGGACAAATATCATAGCTGAACTCTTGCTAAAAGACAGTATCAGCAATAGCAGCAAAGCTCTTCAGACAGTCTCAGACATCAAACATCTCGAGGAAGAAACAATGACTGCTTCAGCCATAATCCATTTGTG TGAACATGTTTTTGTTGCCGAGAATGGGTCAAGAGAAGACTCAAAGAAAATAATGATTTTGTTGTCAGATGGGGAAATCAGCTATCGGGATACATTTAATCTACCAAAAGCTCTGGATTTactcaaaaaacaaaacatttcaaGATATGCTATTGGG GTTGGAAATGCAACTAAAACAATTGCTGACATGAAGACAATTGCTCCAGATAACCATTTTATGGTTGGGGACTACAAAGTTTTGGACAaacttctctctctgttacagACCAGTATCATTAAAGGAATTGAAG GATTAAAGCAAGGGGCCGGATTTACGTTTCAACTTGCTGAGGCTGGATTCAGCAATCACATGGCACCTGAT GGGTTCCTTCTGTTTGGAGCTGTGGGGGCTTATGACTGGAGCGGGGGAGTTATACTGAAGCACCGTGAGCAGAACACTGTGACCTTCTTAAATGGGTCCTCTAGAGAATCATGGTTTTCCTATTTAG gttacAGTGTGATATCAGCGGTGGATTCCTTTGAGACTTCATACATCTCGGGGGCTCCTCGTTATAACCTGACAGGTGGGGTATTTGTCTTCAGTGCTAAATCACATGAGCTGATGTCAATACTTCAAGGGGATCAG GTTGGCTCCTACTTTGGATCAGTCCTATGCGCCCTGGATACAGACAAGGACAGTAAGACAGACTACCTGCTCATTGGTGCTCCACACTTCCACAGAAGGGGCGAGGAGGGTAAAGTGTATGTGTACAGGCTTCACCAG GGAGTATTTTTGAAGGAAGATTGGGAGTGGCAGGGTTTGGACAATTACGAGTTTGCCAGGTTTGGGTCAGCCATTGCCACAGTGGGCGACCTAGATGGGAACAGATACAATGATGTGGCTATTGGGGCTCCTCTAGAGGAAGATTCTGAGTCAGGGCGTTCTGGAAGTATCTACATCTACAACGGAATCCCTGGAGGGATAATGCATGAATTCACACAG AGAATCTCAGCTGGAGATTTTGACATGAAACTTCGCCATTTTGGTCAGTCTGTCAGCGCCTTCTCTGATCAAAAAGACAACCAGAGACAAAAGTACATTAGTGTTGGAAGCCAAGGCAAGGTCACTGTACTGGA AACTCTGCCTGTCATTGCCTTTGAACCTAAGTTAATCTTGAAACCTAACACAATACTTATCCATGCGCAAACAAACACTGTCCCCACCATTTTGATCAACTTACACATCTGCTTCAACTCCAAGAAGGAAACAATTAAGT CTGGTGAAAATCTTACAATTTCCTACATCATTCATCTGGATGCAGGACAAAACCAAAAGCGcctattttttaaagagccagaAACAGCCAGAGAGTCCAATTTCACATTGCTACCTGATACTGAATGCCTCGGAAGTCCAATCGAACTGCACTTTCAA ggctgttATGACTGTTTCTCACCCATAGAGGTCAGGTTAAAATTTAATTTACCCTCCAAGACAACTTCAAAACCTGTTCGAATTTTGGATGCACTTGATTCTACAGATGTGGCTGAAAAG ATTGAATTTCTGAAGGACTGCAACAGCACATGTGTCAGAAACATGAGCCTGTCTGATTCAAAACTCAG CCATGACAAGGTTGTTATTGGTTCCAACCAGAATGTGTTGATTTCGTTCAACTTAACCAACCATGAGGATGGGACTTTCATGACAACACTTTTTCTGACATACCCCAACATTCTCCTCTACAACATGTTTATAGTG AATTCACAAAAACCGGGGGGTTCTGTTGTTTGTGAGGTCCAAGACACATCCCAGTTGAAGTGTCGTCTCTTACATCCAGTCTTCAGGAGAAATGATCAG GTCAAATTCGACATCATTTGGCAACTGGCTGACAAGAAATCACAAACACGAGAGGCTTACATCATTGCTAACTTAACCTG TGAGAATGGAGGCACCCAAGTGTTGGATGACAAGAAGTATCACTTTGGGATAAAGAATGCTTTAAGGGTCCAACTGACTGG AGAAGTTTCACCAAACTCGCTGACAATCACTGACACTGAAGAGACAAAACAGCTGACTTTCACATTTCAG CTCCACGGCAAGAACGATCACAACGCCGCTCTGAACGTTTCCATCGTCATAACAGTGAAGGCTGATCACACTGACTTCAAGATCAGCCATATCAAACCCAAG GACAAATGTAACAGGAGCACCCCTGCAAATACAGGAGTTAAA AAATTTGAAAAGTATCTCATCCACTGTGTCATGACAGACCTGAAGGACATTGTGATTACAGCTGAGGCTACGATCAAAGATGTGCAG AGTGCATCTGAGAAGATTACAGCTGAAGCCACTGTGACATTTGATGAGGATCTATATGAAGCACTGGAAGTTAAATACAAAGAAATG GTTCAAGTGACAATTAGGAAGCTGGTAATAGAGAAGTCCATGGCTGCCATCATTGGGGGCTCTATAGGAGGCTTTCTGTTCCTGGCTCTCATCATGTTCCTACTGATCAAG TGTGGCTTTTTCAAGCGGCGCCATGAGAATGTAGTGCAATCCAATACCGGCTAG